The genome window TTGTAAAAAGTCAAGGATTTAAAGCTCTTATCCTTTCAGTAGACAATTGGTATGAGATGAGTACAGCAAAAGCTCAATTACATAAGGCGAAAGCCTTCAGTCGTTCCCTAAAGCAGTTGAATGAAGGTGATGAGCTCTTGATTCAATTTCCAATGCTACACCATAGTTTTTTCACTACCTCTCTTGTAAAAAAAGCAGGAAAAAGAGGAGTGAAGATCTATTTCATTATCCATGACTTAGATGCTCTTCGTTTCATGAATGGTCAAGCTGTTCCTTTGAAACATAGAATTCGTATGAAGATTCAAGAATCAGGTCTTCTTGCTGCAGCTGATGGGATCATCGCCCACAACCCAGTTATGAAATCTGTCTTGGTGGATAAAGGGGTTGCAGAAGATAAGATTGTCAGCCTTGGTATTTTTGACTATTTGATTCCAGATTTTCAAGAAAAGAGTGGCCAAACAAAAGATCAGCCGATCATTGTGGCAGGTAATTTGGCCCAGGAAAAAGCTGGTTATCTTTACTCACTTCCTGCAGAACCTGCATATAACCTTTATGGTGTCGGCTTCGACGAAAG of Streptococcus sp. S5 contains these proteins:
- a CDS encoding galactofuranosyltransferase; its protein translation is MKYYLKEEFLHDNNAKNAGNKARNDVESIVKSQGFKALILSVDNWYEMSTAKAQLHKAKAFSRSLKQLNEGDELLIQFPMLHHSFFTTSLVKKAGKRGVKIYFIIHDLDALRFMNGQAVPLKHRIRMKIQESGLLAAADGIIAHNPVMKSVLVDKGVAEDKIVSLGIFDYLIPDFQEKSGQTKDQPIIVAGNLAQEKAGYLYSLPAEPAYNLYGVGFDESRALENENYFGSFLPDELPAALEGGFGLVWDGDSAETCSGVFGEYLRYNNSHKASLYLASGFPLVVWKQSALSHFVLEKSCGIAVDSLHDLKETIDNLSDADYQDLVDNAKRVGQEIRDGHYLKTALKHLS